The sequence CTAGTGCATCCCACCATGTCTTCCACGACCTTagtctttttagaaaatataatgaaattaagGATAAAAATATCCTTCTAGGAGATCATCACACAACCAAGGTGGCTGGTATTGGAGAAGTAGAACTGAAATTCACATCCGACAAGACGCTTGTGCTGAAGGAAGTTTTGCATACTTCAGAAATTCGAAAGAATTTGGTCTCCGGATATCTTCTCAACAAGGCTGAATTCACACAAACCATAGGATCATACTTGTTTACTTTAACTaaaaacaatatatttgtgGGGAAGGGTTATGCTACTGATGGCATATTCAAATTGAATCTGGAAATTAATAAGATTTCATCTTCTGCTTACATGTTGACTTCTTTTAATGTTTGACATGCTAGACTTTGTCATGtcaataaaagattaattaataaCATGAGTAGGTTAAATCTTATACATAAGTTATCTATGCATAATTTTAAGAAATGTGCATGTTATAGTCAAGCTAAGATAACTAAAACCTCGCATAAGTCTGTAACTAGAGTAACAAAGcctttagaattaattcatcctgacttatgtgaatttgatggcACTTTAACTAGAAACAGTAAAAGATATGTAATTACCTTTATAGATGACTATTCTGACTACACTTTTATTTATctgcttaaaaataaaagtgatgccTATGAAATGTTCAAAGTCTTTGTAACTGAAATAGAGAACCAGTTtaccaaaataattaagaaaCTTCGTAGTGATAAaggaactgaatatgattcagttgctttcaatgagttttataactcaaaaggaataatacatgaaactaCTGCACCCTTATTCtctgaaatgaatggaaaaacaGAAAGAAAGAATATAACTCTAACTGAGTTAATAGTTGTTATCTTACTTGAGTTATGAGCCGCACCATCTTGGTGGGGTGAAATAATTAAGATTGTTAATTATGTTCTTAATAGGATTCCTAAATCAAACAGTAAAACTTCACTATACGAAATCCTTAAACATAAAACACCAAATTTGTCTTATCTTAGAACTTAGGACTGCCTAGCTTATGTTAGAATATCTGATccaaaaagaaggaaattaGCAAGTAGAGCCTATGAATGTGTCTTCATAGGATACGCTAAAAATAGTAAAGCATATAGATTATATGACTTAGAAAACAAAGTAATCATAGAATCGAATGACGTAGATTTTTCGAGGatagattttcttttaaatctagaaatagtgGGGACCTATATAGTCAAACTAGTGGGGGCTTAAGTTCCAGTAGTCTACCTCTAATTAGGATCCAAACCCAAGACAAGGAAGTAGATCCTGAGcctagaagaagcaagagagcTACAACAGTAAAAGACTTTGGAGAAGACTTCGAAACATACAACGTAGAAGATCCAAAAGATGTAACAGAAGCATTATCCTCAGTACATGCCAATTTATGGCAAGAAGCTATCAATGGTGAAATGGActctcttgaatccaataaaacTAGACACCTAGTTGACTTACTCCCTAGATGTAAAGCTATAGGCTGCAAATGGGTTTTAAAGAAGAAACTCAAACCTGATGGATTAGTAGATAAGTATAGAGCTAAATcagtagcaaaagaatttaggCAGAGGGAAAACATATACTTGTTTGATACTTTTTCCCCGGTCATTAGAATCACCTCTATTAGAGTGTTGATATCTATATCTGCCCTGAACAATCTCTTAATCCATCATATGGATGTTAAAACTGCGTTCCTAAAcggtgatttagaagaagagatttaCATGGAACAACCTGAAGGGTTCATAGTTCACGACCAAGAATCCAAAGTTTGCAAACTAGATAAATCCCTCTATGGCCTAAAACAAGCTCCCAAGCAATGGCACGAAAAGTTTGACAACTTACTCATGTCAAAAGGATTCAAAGTAAATGAAAGTGACAAATGTATCTACTATAAGACTAAAGGTAGGCTATGTATTATCATATGCCTATAcgtagatgacatgttaatctttggatcaaacttgcacgtcataaatgatataaaatctatgttgagtgcaaattttgacatgaaagaCCTAGATGAAGCTGATGTAATCTTAGATATCAAAATTACAAGAActgaaaatggaatttcttTAGATCAATCTCATTACATAGAAAAGATTCTAAAGAAGTACAACTACTTCGATAGTAAACCAGCTTATACACCTTATGACTCTAGTGAAATTATTCAAGAACACTAGTGACAGTGTTAACCAATCCGAGCATGCTAGTATCATAGGTAGTTTGAGGTATGTTGCTGATTGCACTAGACCAGACATAGCTTACGTTGTAGGATTATTATGTAGGTTTACCAGCAGACCCAGTCTAGAACATTGGAATGCGATAGAGAGAATAATGAGATACCTTAAGAAAACCAAAAACCTAGGATTACATTATAATAAGTTTTCCGCGGTACTTGAAGGTTACAGCGATGCTGATTGGAACATTCTCTCAGGTGACTCAAAGGCTATAAGTgacttatttttaatatagcagGAGGAGCTGTGGCTTGGAAATCCAAGAAACAGACAATCTTAGCCCAACCAATGATGGAGTCAGCAATAATAACACTAGCTGCTGCTAGTGAAGAAGCAAGCTCGCTTCGAAGCTTGCTCTCAGAGATTCCCACATGGGAAAGATCGATACCAACCATACTAATCCATTGTGATAGTATTGCAGCTATCGCAAAAGTTCAAAATCGTTACTATAATGGTAAGAGACGATAGATACGTCGTAAGCACAGTACCATTAAAGAATTGCTTACTACTTGGCTGATCCTTTGACGAAAGAACTCGCTAGagaaaaggtttttaaaacATCAGAAAGAATAGGACTTGAGCTTATTAAAACTTAAATTATTGTGAGGTAAACCCAACTTGAAAGACTGGAAATCCTAAGAAACAAGTTCAATGGGTAATAATGGATCACAAGTAATATGACAAGAATCatgttaaatatttaaaagtctCATTCTTATGGTTTAGTGATTAGCATGACATCCTGAAACGTATGATGAGGCTGAACTTTATTCTTAATGAAATctatacttgatatcaagtagggTACCTAGCTACAGGAATACTCTTGATAGATTCACCTTTGTGAATGTAGAAGTGATGTCCGCTTCCTATGGAATTATGGGCAGATTCCTAGAGCATTCACTAAACTGGGATATACGTGCAAGGCCATAAAGCACGGGCTATTTTAGAACTTCACTCAAATAATGTTGTGTGTGCGATAGTATTAGaagtaaagttcaaaactaCGAGTTATTTTACAATACTCTAAACTATTGTCAATATGTAAAAGTTCAAGTCATCAGACACCTTTACTTAAGCACAACATTATAGAGATAGACACTACTcgatgaaaatgtttttaaaatttttcaagtGGGAGACtgatagtaaaaaaatttcaagtgagggattattggatgaaaaatttattGACCGTTAAgcgttacaaaattaatttgacCGTTAAATGTTAAGAAGTAATTTTTTGACCATTaaacgttacaaaattaattttttgaccgttaaaatttttactataatatatttgtgacgtttcacaattaaattattttaaccGTTACTGATCATCCACCGCTATATATATACATCCCTCAGTTTTCATTTTTAGATACAACAAACAATCTTCTCTCAAATTCTCATTCTCTTCAAAATTTTCCGAgttgttctttttttagtgTTTCGGTTTCAATTAGTTTCTGTGCAAAACTAATTGACGAAAAAGGATTGTTTTATCCCGAGGACGACGAGACATAAGTCTGTTTGCATGATTCAGAGCAGAGccgcgaaacgtcttaaagagagcgtgttcCGCGACTCAGTCTTTCACTAATCCAGTTTCTGTTTTGCAGTCTTTGTTCCTTTTAACAATTCGTTCAATAGCTGCCTCgtttctttcatcattatttgTCGGACTTGGACGATTTTTTTTGCGTTGAAGACCGAAGTGCCACaacaaaagaggaagaaaagaaagacaatgagAAGGAATGACAAACCtcgaatatttaaaaattggcCACCTTCATTGGCTttccgtaaatattttgccgattTATTATCTTTATGAAGATTTTCCTAGTTTATATGTGATACTATTTATACAGATTTTATAATTATGCATGAAGTTctataagaaaaataaagaaaagctaactcttaaattttaaaaatgtttttgaaatatttttcaagTATTTAGCTATTTATTAAAAAACCATTTTGCAAAACGTTCAAGTGTTTGAAAGCCAGTCAAAATATATCGAAAACAATAAGTTTACAAAACAGAGGCTGGTTTTAATTGAATTTTCAAAGTGTTTATAACATAAACATCTTTTTCACTTATAAACCCttaaaaaatcatttcaaatatatctaaaaaagatataattattaaaaagcTTTTAGAAAAATGACCTTCTTATAAATTGTTTGGTGTTTATTTGCTCCTGACTTAATATaacttttaaaactaaaaaaacgtCTTAAAAGTGATCTTACTTCCCGCTATATTGTGGTGGCTACCATTGTTCGACCACTATCTCCCTCAATTGTAGTgaaagttattttaaattattatttgagGGTATTTTATAGTTTTTTCTACGGTAATTtgacataaataaaaatagttgaatatgaaaacaaataaatttgaGGAAGAAATGGCAAAGAcataaatgtttttttattttttattattttgaacaATATAGGTTAATCCAAACTGCCCTAACACCACGTGGATTACATTCTAATCTTCTTTCCAACCGTAGggattaaatttgaaatttgagattaaaaaaaaaaaaaaaaagaggaaaaaaatcaAAGCAGAATCCTCCGTGTGTTTGGCTCTTCATTGTTGTTATTTATTTCTAATTTATCGCTTTAACttattaaagaaaatgaaagatgGAATAACAAGTAGACTAGGAATTCCACAaccactctctctctctctctctctctctctctatctctcgtGCCGTATCTCTTCCAAGTGAACAAACTCTTTGTTCAATTTTCTGGCTATGGCTGATGCGATTCGTACCATAAGGACCTGAATCCCAATCTCCATTgccatcttcatcttcatcatcatcatcatcatcatcttcttcttcttcttcttcttcccattTCTCTTTTCAAATCTCACCGACACAACACAAGGTGCAACAATGATGGTCAGGAATTTGGTGCTGTTAATGCTTTTTGTCACTGTCATTGCTCCCATTCTCCTTTACACTCATCGTCTTGGATCCTTCAATTTCTCCTCCTGTAAGTTCCTACTCCCTATTGAATTTCCTGTCGCCTTCTTCACTACTTTGTGTTActcatttttctctctctttttctcagCCAGAGGTGAATTTCTCGAAGAAGATTTCAGCTTTGTAAGTGCAATTCTGCggttttctcttctttttgttGAATTACCTGTATTAATATATGCATtgttactttttcttttcttctcttcttcttcacagACTTTAAGCAGTCATTCTGAACATTTGAATATACTTCCTCTTGTAAGTAATTTCTTGTTCTTGCTTTCTCTATCTCCTCTCTTTGATTTCTTGCTCCTCTTTTTTCTGGCTTTAACTTCTAGATCTCTGCTCATTCGGTCTTATTTCTTCTATCAGGAATCCACTAGGACACTTAAAGAACCCGTTGGAACTGTGTATTCTAAAAATATAGTTCATTCAAACCCGGATGCATCTGCTATCGAACAGAATTCAACCGATGGCCAAGCCTCAGCTCAtggtattttaaatttttactttCAATTGAGCTTTTCTTTTTCCCCCTTGCGCTTGTACAATTTTGCAAATCTTATCGTTACAGATTTGCAATTACCGGAATCGCGGGAGTATAAATCTACTCGTGCACTGTCCACTACGAATGAGAACGCTAGTTCGACCAGTGAGAATCATATCAGGCAGATCACCGACCAACCGGGGCAGCAGAATCTCAGCAAGGGCATACCGGTTCAATCCGACCCCAAGCATGTGAAGGTAAAAAACATACAGTATTCACTTGACTAATGCAAAAATTCCTTAATGCCTCTTAAATTGTGGTGAAAGAGCTTCGTTTCTCATAAATCTCTGCTCCATTTTTTTGTATCTTTTTAGAACTAAGAAGAACGTTGATGGGTCCGGAATATAGAGAACAGTTCTTCCGTTCATTATGTCTTTTATGTTATGTATGTTATGAATGGAGCCGGAGACCGGATTTTTCCTTCTTTAACTGTTTTGTTGTAATTGTTCAAATTAGTGCTCTTGTTTTTCCTCTCTACCTTTTTAATTCGGCTGGATGACGATGGAAGACAATTATTCAAGATTTAAGGTCTCGGTCACATTTATTTTGGATAgctatcatatatatatatatatatatattgatgaaacaactttcattggaTTGCTATCATGCATATTTCACTATCTTTTGTCCTAGACTAAAATTATTATCAATAACACTTTCATAATACTCAAAAGCTCTAACCACTGattattaaagaaaatatatattcaatGTAACCCTTGCTGGATTAACTTGGTATTTTGTggaatcaaaatttaaataatgcCGTCCAGCTGCAAGTATGCTACTATATCAGTGTACTAGCTTAAGAACTTATGATAGTTCTGCTGTCTTCTGCGAGCTTATATCAGTGCTTGGTAATTTAGAATGTTACTAACTCCGGTAGTTGTTATTTATAACTCATTCTGGTTTGCTGGTCTTTATGGCAGTTTTTGAGTTCAGTATTGATGTAATGGTTTTCTTTCCAGAAACAATTGTATTCAGTGTGCATGTACACATGTACATCTCCAGTATCTTCTTTTTCACCTGGCTCCTTTCCTTCTGTGGCTTGATTTTCCAGGAAAGAAAACGTGAAAGACAATCTATCCAGTCTACGGACAAGGATCACAAGGCAAGAGAATCGTATGAATCAGAAAAAGACGATGATGAAGCTTCTGCACCAAATACCAAAGTTCAGTATCTTAAAGATCAACTTGTCCAGGCAAAACTGTTTCTTTCCCTTTCAGCCACAAGGAATAATGTTCATTTCATTAGACAACTACACCAACGGATGAAAGACATCCAACGCATTTTAAGTCGTGCAAACAAAGACTCAGAGCTGCGCAGGGAGTAAGTGTATTTTCCTCTGAAGCATGTTAATATTTGCCATCTTCTAGGGCATTTTCATATTTCACTTTGTTCCTTTCCACATTCTAATTTGTGATAATTATGGCTAGTAGTCCTATCTTCTAATATTTGATTGTTAATTACATACCTGATGAATGCAGTGCCCAAGAGAAGTTAAGGGCAATGGATGAAACATTGACCCGAGGAAAGCAGATTCAGGATGACTGTGCTTTGATGGTCAAAAAGATTCGGGCTATGCTCCAGTCAACGGAGGAGCAGCTACGAGTGCACAAAAAGCAAGCATTGTTCTTGTCACAATTAACAGCAAAAACGCTTCCTAAGGGCCTTCATTGTCTTCCCTTACGCCTGACAACTGAATACTATAACTTGAATTATTCTCAGCAGCCGTTTCCCAATCAAGAAAAACTAGAAGACTCCACTCTGTATCATTATGCATTATTTTCAGATAATGTATTGGCAGCAGCAGTTGTTGTAAATTCAACAACTGCTCATGCAAAGGTATATATATCTTCTACCCACAAATATAGAAGTTTTAtgcttaaaaagaaaaatgaaagattatGAAGGTGTTTTAGATTTTTATTCTCTGTTTTCCCTTGACAGTCAGGTATAGGGAAACTTTGTTACAACATCGCAACTTACTTAATTTCATTGAAATTTGACAGGATCCCTCAAAACATGTTTTTCACATTGTTACTGACCGGCTCAATTATGCTGCAATGAGGATGTGGTTTATGGTTAATTTGCCTGGAAAAGCGACTATTCAGATTCAGAGTATTGAAGAATTCTCATGGTTAAATTCAAGTTACAGTCCAGTTCTCAAGCAATTGGGTTCACCATCAGCAATAAATTATTACTTCAAAGCTCATAGAGCCCATTCTGATTCAAATATGAAGTTTCGGAACCCAAAGTATTTATCTATCTTGAATCATCTCCGATTTTACTTGCCAGCGATATTTCCAAAACTGAACAAGGTGGTATTTTTGGATGATGACATAGTCGTGCAGAAAGACCTTACTGGCCTTTGGTCTCTTGATCTGAAGGGGAATGTAAATGGGGCAGTGGAGACTTGTGGAGAAAGTTTTCACCGTTTTGATAAGTATCTTAATTTCTCAAATGAGCTCATATCAAAGAATTTTGACCCTCGTGCTTGTGGCTGGGCTTATGGGATGAATATATTTGATTTGGAGGAATGGAAGAGGCAGAACATAACTGATGTATACCACACATGGCAGAAACTCGTAAgttttcaaatattaattacTTATCTTAAACTTTTTCCTTTCATGAATTTGGTCCCATCTGTCTTCTTAAATGTTACCTTTTGC comes from Cucumis melo cultivar AY chromosome 12, USDA_Cmelo_AY_1.0, whole genome shotgun sequence and encodes:
- the LOC103502224 gene encoding probable galacturonosyltransferase 4, which translates into the protein MMVRNLVLLMLFVTVIAPILLYTHRLGSFNFSSSRGEFLEEDFSFTLSSHSEHLNILPLESTRTLKEPVGTVYSKNIVHSNPDASAIEQNSTDGQASAHDLQLPESREYKSTRALSTTNENASSTSENHIRQITDQPGQQNLSKGIPVQSDPKHVKERKRERQSIQSTDKDHKARESYESEKDDDEASAPNTKVQYLKDQLVQAKLFLSLSATRNNVHFIRQLHQRMKDIQRILSRANKDSELRRDAQEKLRAMDETLTRGKQIQDDCALMVKKIRAMLQSTEEQLRVHKKQALFLSQLTAKTLPKGLHCLPLRLTTEYYNLNYSQQPFPNQEKLEDSTLYHYALFSDNVLAAAVVVNSTTAHAKDPSKHVFHIVTDRLNYAAMRMWFMVNLPGKATIQIQSIEEFSWLNSSYSPVLKQLGSPSAINYYFKAHRAHSDSNMKFRNPKYLSILNHLRFYLPAIFPKLNKVVFLDDDIVVQKDLTGLWSLDLKGNVNGAVETCGESFHRFDKYLNFSNELISKNFDPRACGWAYGMNIFDLEEWKRQNITDVYHTWQKLNHDRQLWKLGTLPPGLITFWKRTHPLDRSWHVLGLGYNPSVNQKEIERAAVIHYNGNMKPWLEIAIPRYRNYWMKYVDFNHEYLRQCNINP